The Streptococcus parasanguinis genomic sequence TTGAGACAACAAAAGGAAGACACCAACTGATACAACAGCTGTATAGAGGGCATGTGAAGCTAATCCACCAGAGATCCGGTTAATGGCCTCAGTAACCGCGGCTAATTGGCTGGTTTTCGTTTGGCGGGCAACGTACCCTAAATCCTCAATGATTTGAAAACCAAAGCCAGATCCCAAGCCTGCAATTAGAATCGCTTTTAGATCTTTCTTGCCAACCATCAAGACAACCCAAAAGGCAACCAGAGCCTTAAAGAATTCCTCTGAAAATGGGGCTGTCAAGGCATCGGTCCACTTGTTAAAGACAGTGGCATCCTTGATCACATGGCTATTCATAATATCAATTAAGCTATTGCCTGAAAAGCTCAACCAGCCTGCTACGAAGGCTCCTCCAAACATGGCAATCCATAAGAGATAGGTTGGGACAGACAACTGCTTGGCCAATCGTTTCGAAAAGAGATAGAGCGGGATAATAATAGCAGCTAAGACAGATAAGTTTAAGACCAAATCTCTGCCGGCAGACTGGCTAAATTCTTGTTGAGAAAGATGACCGAGTTCAAACTCCAAGCCAATTCCTGCCAACAGTAGAAAAAGATAGATCGAGGCTCTTTGAATTTTAGTCATCTTGTTTTCCTCCCTTTTGTTTCTTTGAGCGAATCAGGTAGATCACAATCGCTAGAAGGGTTGCCCCGAATAAGCCTGCTGCTAGAATGTAATCATAGTCAAATTCAACGAGATCAATCTTTTCTTCATAAGTAGCATCTTCTTCGTCATCTAAATCCTGCAGAGCACTTTTTCCGTGTTCATCTGCTACCTTTTGTTCTGCTTCTTTTCTGATTTCTTGCAAGCGTTCGAAGGTTTTCTCAGCTCTTGCCAAGCTTTCCTCTGTTGCCTTCTCACTCGCTTCTTCAGGCTGAGAAGCAAGGGCAATTTGCTCCTTATCACTCAGATCTTGTTCGACCATCCACTGAGACTCCAATCGTTCCATTTCAGTACGAATCGCCCCATCTTCGAATAAATCTGGATACTTGGCCACAAGGTCATTGATTCTTGAAATGGTCCAATACCAAGAGCGATCATTGTAATGATCCCCTAATTCTTGGTAGGCTTGATAGGTGTTGAGAATATTGCCATAGTACGGTAGGTATGGAGCATTTCGTGGACTACCCATCGACAGCCACATGGTGCCCCCACCCGCACTTGCTGGGACATCATCTTTCAGTTGGAAAATATGGGCCTCCATGACATTTGGATTGGAAATAGGGTATTTATAAACCGCATCAAACTCTCCTTTTTTCGGAATGCCTTTTCCATCCAACTCCATTTGATCCTGTGGTTTATATTTGGTTCCTTCCAAACGATTGCGTTGGAGATTCATGGCATCGCGGAGGGTTAATTTTCGATCGGTTGTATGAAGAAGGTCAAAGGACGCATCGTCATATTTAACAGGAGAGCTTGGGTCTAGCGATTTGATTCCCGACCAAACCCGAGAGCGATCTGCTTCTTGCAAAGGCGGATTATAGGATTGAGAAACGTGGAATTTTTCATCCACTTCCTTATAGCTATTGGCTTTTTTGGCGACTTTTTCAAGATCTTTTGAAGCGATCGTGCGTTCGGTATCTGATAGATCGACATGCCCTAAGAAGAAGGTATTTGGAAAGACCGCAAATCGATCCTCTGGGAAGAGAATCGCTGCATATTGATGGCCAGATAGGATTTCCATATACCAGACGCCTTCTTTATCGGCAATGGTCACAATATTTCCTTCTGCAGCGCCTTTTTCTTCGACGATCTTAGCAATGAGTTCAACCCCTTCTCTTGCGGTTTTCACACTAGGGAGAACGATACTGGTCAAGCCCGATTCTGCGAGGCCATCCTTGACGTAGGGATCCACTTTTTGGATCTTGTCATTTGCTGAAGCAGATACAGTGGCAGAAATGGAAACCCCATATTCATTGAATCCTGCTTCGTCAAAAATTCCCTGATCAGGGGTGACATCTGGAACCGCTGTATACTTATAGCTAATCTCTGGCAAGGGATATTGAAAACCGTTGGCAGCATCCTCAAAGATGGCTCCTTTTTTATTGTAGACACGCTCTCTGACCACAAAATTTTTATTATGGTTGGGCTCTAAATCTTCGGTACGACCTACCAAGGTCGAACCGTCGGCCGTCAGTTTCTTCCCGATGATGAACCCTGTACAAGCCTCAACAGGTTGAGCAATCAACAAAAGCGGAAGCAAGGCTGCTACAGCTGATCGAAAATAGTGCTTCTTCATCCTAAACTCCTTTTTAAAAATGTTTTTCCTTATTTAGTATACTCTTTTACAAGCCTATTTTGCAAGCGATTCCAGCAACCGTAAACAATTCGTAAACTATCAGAATTTTTGAGGAGAACACTTTTTAAAAAAAAGAAAGAATTGGCTTATTTTGCCAATCCTAAACGAATAGGAACTAATTTTTAAGTAAAATAAGTTAAGTGATTCTTCAAAGAACTATAAAAGAGTTCTAATTTTCAAAATGAATCATAATATACGAAAACTTTCCGCTGTGAGAAAAGTGCCTGAAACGTTTTTGTTTCAGGCACTCGGGAGTTTTGAAACCTTAGGTTCAAAACTAAGTCATGGAACTTCGTAGAAGTTCGCTGACGTCCGTACTCACCTAAGGAAAGTTTCTAAAATGATTTTTCTTCATTTTCTCTGTTGATTCGCTTGCCACAATTTTCCATAGAGGAGATAGTCGACTTCACGGAGCTCTTTCAGGTTCTGACAACCGAGCGCACAAAGGAGCAATCTGAGGTCTTCTTTCCAGCCTTGGACAAGGACGATTACTTCTTCAATACTCTTAGTCTCTACCATCTCAAGAAAAACGCGGGAAAGTCCTACGCCACGTGCTCCAAGGACCAAGGCCTTGACCATATCAAGGGGATGACGAATGCCCCCACTTGCTAGGACCTCAACCTGATCTATCTGATCCTGTAACTGTAAGAGACACTGCGCAGTTGATTGTCCCCAATCATCCAGATAAGCGCGATTGCCACCACGACGATTCTCAATATAGGCAAAACTAGTGCCACCACGACCAGAAATATCGACGGTTTTGATCCCAGCATCTAGCGCTGCCTGAACTGTTTTGGGATCCATACCAAAGCCAACTTCCTTCAGGACTACAGGCACTGGAAAGCCCTGCCC encodes the following:
- a CDS encoding C69 family dipeptidase, giving the protein MKKHYFRSAVAALLPLLLIAQPVEACTGFIIGKKLTADGSTLVGRTEDLEPNHNKNFVVRERVYNKKGAIFEDAANGFQYPLPEISYKYTAVPDVTPDQGIFDEAGFNEYGVSISATVSASANDKIQKVDPYVKDGLAESGLTSIVLPSVKTAREGVELIAKIVEEKGAAEGNIVTIADKEGVWYMEILSGHQYAAILFPEDRFAVFPNTFFLGHVDLSDTERTIASKDLEKVAKKANSYKEVDEKFHVSQSYNPPLQEADRSRVWSGIKSLDPSSPVKYDDASFDLLHTTDRKLTLRDAMNLQRNRLEGTKYKPQDQMELDGKGIPKKGEFDAVYKYPISNPNVMEAHIFQLKDDVPASAGGGTMWLSMGSPRNAPYLPYYGNILNTYQAYQELGDHYNDRSWYWTISRINDLVAKYPDLFEDGAIRTEMERLESQWMVEQDLSDKEQIALASQPEEASEKATEESLARAEKTFERLQEIRKEAEQKVADEHGKSALQDLDDEEDATYEEKIDLVEFDYDYILAAGLFGATLLAIVIYLIRSKKQKGGKQDD
- the fni gene encoding type 2 isopentenyl-diphosphate Delta-isomerase gives rise to the protein MSENRKDQHIRYALEQSSSYNSFDEIELIHRSLPLVDLAEIDLTTHFAGRDWEVPFYINAMTGGSKRAKEINQKLAAVAEACGILFVTGSYSAGLKDPNDQSYAVKKDHPHLLLATNIGIDKEPDLGLRTVEELHPLFLQVHVNLMQELLMPEGERIFHTWKDHLKSYGQGFPVPVVLKEVGFGMDPKTVQAALDAGIKTVDISGRGGTSFAYIENRRGGNRAYLDDWGQSTAQCLLQLQDQIDQVEVLASGGIRHPLDMVKALVLGARGVGLSRVFLEMVETKSIEEVIVLVQGWKEDLRLLLCALGCQNLKELREVDYLLYGKLWQANQQRK
- a CDS encoding PrsW family glutamic-type intramembrane protease, with protein sequence MTKIQRASIYLFLLLAGIGLEFELGHLSQQEFSQSAGRDLVLNLSVLAAIIIPLYLFSKRLAKQLSVPTYLLWIAMFGGAFVAGWLSFSGNSLIDIMNSHVIKDATVFNKWTDALTAPFSEEFFKALVAFWVVLMVGKKDLKAILIAGLGSGFGFQIIEDLGYVARQTKTSQLAAVTEAINRISGGLASHALYTAVVSVGVFLLLSQVTQQKEKLFGLWCVLSTVANHFLWNSPFYETDHRINLLVGLLFAVQVGTFIEVVLYTKKHPELPFLKQ